A segment of the Eubalaena glacialis isolate mEubGla1 chromosome 14, mEubGla1.1.hap2.+ XY, whole genome shotgun sequence genome:
ATTGTGCCTCAACAGCTAGACACATGAATCTTCTCCCACCTTTGACTAAACTCTTACATCTAATGAAGCTCTTCCTAATTAGTACTGCCTGCCTAACAGGTAATAATACCCTGTTAGGATGATCAATTCCTGTTAACTTCCTTCATCCTACCTAAAACATACTTAACTCTTTTCCTTCACTGACCATCAAGTTTTCCATTTTCCTGTAGAACTAGTAACAGTGATATTAAAATAGTCAAAGATGCACAGTAAACAAATTGCGCCCCTGGGAAATTAAAAACCTTGTGGCTGTAATAATCAAGTAACTATTATACTTAAATGTTTTAATCTTGGCTCTGCTTTGCTATGCAATCTTTCCTTAAGTATTTAAAAGGTAGTTAGAAAAACAGAAACCCTGATAACTACCTTAGAGTAGTTTATAGAGAAAGCAATAGTTTAGAAGCAAGCAAATACTAAAACAAGGTTTAGTTACTGTCAATCCACTACTAAAGATACTTATTTGTAAAGTATGTTGCAGATAGGCAGGCACAACTGaaaattctttgttttctggTAGTAGAATTAAAAAGCACtgagtaaaacattaaaaaatagaggCAAAACATAATGACCCACCCCCCCATTtggattttttgtgtttttaaacacaaacatttaaaaaaatcactgcatGGCTGAAGTCTATATGGATAAACAAATGCCAaagttgaaaaatatattaaaaaggtagGCAGCAACACTGAATACCTACCTTATGCCAGTCCCCATGCTAGGTACACTTACAAAAGGTTTCTTAATCTTTCACTTAAACCTTTTGAAGGAAgtatcataatttaaaaaccaaacagtCTTAAGTAGTCAAAAAAATTACTTATCTAAACTTAAATTATACCAAGTAGAAACCACCTCCCCACTTGATTCTCAAAATTATGTAACCTCAAGTTAATTAAATGACTCAGATTCAGAGCAACAGTTGggtaaattgtaatttttttattggaaaacAAATATACAACTTGGAATGGATTTGAGGCAAATTGTGCCATAAGCAGATTTTCTTTAAGTGGCTAAAACAAAGGTTAAAAAGCaagtaacaataaaagaaaatgtttctggtACAGGACCAGCAGTACAAAAAAATAGTGTACGAGTACCTGGATAAAACACCCGTTTTGCAATAGTGCAACTTTTAAGTACATATTGTTGACTGTCCATAGTCCACGCAGAGTTACAACTCCACACTTCAACAACAACATGCTGACAGTTCCTAAAgaaaactacttaaaaaaaaaaggcataaccCAGATGTTCCCTCATTTGACCAACTCCATCTAAGTTTAGATGTGCAGAAGGGCTTATTAGATATATCCAGAGTAAGCCACATGCAACATGTTATTTGatcaatttttctaaaataaggtTTCAGGACAATGACAGTAAGATAAGGGAAGAAAACATGGAGGAATGAAGTCCTAATTACTATACATGCATATTTTTTTTGACAATAGGGGGAAACCTTTTACAGATAAgttacaaacaaagaaaaggcAAATAAACAATTTTGTACAAGAAATTTAACACATTCTGTACAATGTCTTCACTTTGCTGTCATCATTTGTACAAACTCTGAAAAAGAAGTACACAAAAATGTTGAGTCAATGGCAAAAGTCTGACAAAACCAATCACATTTACTCAATCACTGAGCAGTCTCCATTCCCCTTTCTTTCCTCAAAATTATCATAAAGTACACAGGAAAGCTAGTTTACTGCCAAGGCTGGACCTTCATAAACCAAAATTATTTATGATTATTAATGAATAAACCAAATTAATGCTTTAGAtaagctattacaaataaaaagcATTCTTGCTCTTAGTTCAATATCACATATGATACTTCTGAACTGAAGCATGTACAATTTTAGACTTAAAGCTAATTAGAGGGAAGGAGAATCCAATGAAAGAAAGTCACCTTAATTTTGAGGATCTTGAAATTAGTCTGAAGAAGCTTTTCACACTGTTCCACAATTGTTAACAAAAATTGTTTTATCATAGTTTGGagtgcagtgcttctcaaactttaatgtgcattatGAAATCACCCAGGAATcttattaaaatgtagattctaagTAAAGGGGTAAGATCTGATAATAAATAGTTCTAAAAAGTTCTCAGGTGACAATGATGTTGCCTAATCTGCACACAACACTCTGAATAGCAAAAGGTTGGTAAATATCAGTAACTGTTTTAGCATCTCCATTTCTGGGGGGGGGAAAAGTCACTAATTTTGACCTATCAGATACCTAACAAGAACCTCTACCTTAAAGTCAAAGCACAGAATAAGGCAGTGACAGTGAAAGACTTACCTTCATAGTTTACTTGACCATCACCATCAATATCTGCTTCCCTGATCATTTCATCAACCTCTTCATCTGTTAACTTCTCTCCAAGGTTTGTCATCACATGGCGGAGCTCTGCTGCACTAATATAGCCATTACCATCCTAcaaaaaaatttagtaaaatgTCTAAGCAAAATTATAGACGTAACGAGTTGGAATAGAAGTTTATTAAACTTCACATTAGGGAGCAAAATATACTTTAGTAATCTATACAAACTAAAGAGAGTTTACAAATAGCTGACCTATATATTAAATGTCACTGAGAGTCAAGCAGGATATCCTATATTGAAATCACAATTTCTTGGTTCCAAAGTCAAGTGATGCCTCTTTCGCCACAAAACTAATGCAATATATATGTTATTAGGAAACCTCCGTCTACACTGAATTCTTAAAAAGCTTTTGCTTGATATTAAAGTATGTTGGTAAATCATCAGAAAAACAAGTCTTCACAGATTAAGATGTCCTGATACCTTTTAATCCTCAAATTAAAATTGAACAAATCCAGTCTTTGGATACTTACCTTATCAAACACACGGAATGCTTCTCTAATTTCTTCTTCACTGTCtgtgtctttcatttttcttgccaTCATTGTCAGAAATTCCGGGAAGTCAATTGTGCCGTTACCTGAAATGGTTTGTTTAGTTGAAACATTACAACAGAACTTAAATGCCACTTCTTCAACTCCCCCttcccaaaccctaaaactaaagaCTTACCATCAGCATCCACCTCATTAATCATGTCCTGTAACTCTGCTTCTGTGGGATTCTGCCCAAGAGACCTCATTACAGTTCCCAACTCCTTTGTTGTTATAGTTCCATCACCATCCTTGTCAAATAGTGAAAAAGCTTCTTTGAATTCTGTTTGAAAGAGAGACCACAATCCAAATGTACAGGTTAACAATAAAAAAGTAACCTCCTAAATGAAATGTATTAATCAACCATCAAAGcaaacatatatatagatataggacCTGAAATGGGATTTTGATTCCTGAAGGATTAGGTGGGGAAACCTTGTggtatttcaaacatttttagcTTATCATATGCTCATATATTGATCTACCTGAGAGTTTTTTCATCTAAAATCTTACAAGGAACTCCAAAATCTAGTCCAGATAAAAGTCAAATTATTGTTGAAAGAGGAAAACACTCAAAGCCCCAGATGACTGGCTTCTCTATTTTCTGTTGAAGCTGCTCTGTGGAACACAATTCAAAATTACATATCTAACCTACACTCagaatagaaaaggaaaactgTTACCAAATACATACTTCTATATAGCAACTGTACTACTTACAGTAATCCCCAAAGTTAAAATTAAGTCTATTTAATCACctactaaattaaaaacaaaaaactttaaactTCAGAACAACCTGCAATAGGCTAGCTTCCTTTTCTGGAAGATAGAAGGGACTATCACCAAATTATCTATAATGATGTTAACAATGGGATGATCAAGATATGAATGGCCAGTTTTAACTAAGTGCTGTATCACTGAAAACAAAATTTAGACCTTTCTTCAGAATATAAAATCCCAAGCTTACAACAGAGTGAGATATATTATTGCCTAAAATCTTTTAGATCTTCTTGTGAAATTATGTTGCTTTCAATTCACCACTAGATTACATGGAAAGCTACTGGAGCAACAGTCCAGAATACCTGAATACAGAGAAACTAAAGCAGAGATTTAATTTGGTAGTGCAAGGGCATAAAAATGAGCTAGTTAACAAAGCTAGCAAAGATATTAGGCCCAGTCAACAAGCAAACACAAAAGCATACAGCACAGAAACTAAAAGCGGACTTTGGAACTCAACTGCCTGGGCTAaaaaattccagctctgctacttactagtaATGTAaataaccttgggcaaattttCTGCCGCAGCTTTCTCATGTGTGTTAAGTGGGGATAACTGTACCTACTTCCTAAATTTAAGAATTAGTAtaggtaaagcacttagaactatGCCTGGCAAATAACTACTTAATAAATGTCAAGAAAAAGATGGTCTCATTTTCCTGCAGCATCCACAACTACACTGGAAAACTCTCAAACTTCTCTTGGCTTTCACAACAGTAATTTACCTTCTACCTCCTACTGCCTTGCTCTATTTGGGTCTTACAAGGGTCTTGCTCCTATTTGTCTCTTACATATAGACGTGACCAATTttcttatccttttttctctccttggcCATTTCATCTATGCCCACTAATAATGAAGACTTCACATCTTTAGTCCACTCATCTCTCTCaacatgatatttttatttctcactcCTACAGGACATCTTCCCTGGCTGACCTCAAGGAAGACAATGAAAATCAATTCTATACTCCTCAGCAACCCTAGGAATGCAAACAAAAGCCACCTTAATTCTTTTTCCCTGAAACCTGTCAAGGCCTGCTGAATTCTGCTATTTAAATACTGCCTGATTCTTTGCTCATCTCTACATCCAACATTTTGGCTAATGACCCTATCATCTTTTATCTGGACTATCACAATAGCCTCCAAATggattctttatttaaaattacccACACAACTACCTGAGTCCTATTACCGTTTTGGATTATCacattattttcttctgctttgatTCTTTTAATTGCTTAGCTTTAGACCAGGTATCACTGACTAGTTATAGTTTGCTACACTCAGTAAGTAGTAAGTGCCACTTACTACTACTGAGTGCTAAACATTCCACTCCATTTAAATATTACTTGTCTTCAGAGGAACTCACCTGATATCAGAAGCTTAGTACCAAACTACTGACTGATCTTACGAAAATATGCAGTACTAACCTAGACCAAcccaatgacaaaaataaatcaGAGTCCTACAAATAGCAGAATTTGatgaaaacatttccattttacactcaggttttttaaaaaaacaggatgTACAAATACTGTCTAGAAATATATAAACTACTAGGTTTGGAACACCGTAGCATCTATCACCTAATAACTTAGGCTCCAAGAAAATTAAAGTACTTAgagatttgtatttatttacattaCATTCTCTGCTATAATACAGTTATCGTGTAACACCACCATTATGTACAAAAATTCCCAGTATAACTAACCATGATCATTTTACTAAATGATTTAACTTAAAGGACAAATTCTGAAAGATGCATGCTATAAGTTTATGTATGTGTGTTCTAAATTTCAAGAAGTTTAAACATCTAATAACTCTTAAAATATTTGCTGGAATAagtgaaaagcagaaaataaaaccatttctaTGCTGTAACTAGTGTTTACTTCATGCatacaaaaaggaacaaataaaaatactttgaagGTCAAGGTTTATTCCAAatctctatttgtatttttacactAAAGAGGCAGAAACACCTGCAAAaacttaaaataagaataaactgAAAAGTACAATCTTATTTCACCTGCTTTTATAGCTCACCACCTGTGCTTCAGAACAGTTTAATCTTAATGTATAGAAGCACATCATTCTAAACAGTATTTCCCAGGAATGAGTTGAATATAAACCTAGGAGTCAAAACCTCAATACACGATAAGAAAACAACAGGTCCTGAATGTCACGGAACAGCTATCTTCAACATAATTGATGGAACCTCCCAAAATCCATTCTAGTTATGCCCAAGTTGAAACTTTCAGAAATCATACTAttacttgt
Coding sequences within it:
- the CALM2 gene encoding calmodulin-2; protein product: MADQLTEEQIAEFKEAFSLFDKDGDGTITTKELGTVMRSLGQNPTEAELQDMINEVDADGNGTIDFPEFLTMMARKMKDTDSEEEIREAFRVFDKDGNGYISAAELRHVMTNLGEKLTDEEVDEMIREADIDGDGQVNYEEFVQMMTAK